One window from the genome of Rhizoctonia solani chromosome 15, complete sequence encodes:
- a CDS encoding Retrotransposable element Tf2 protein, giving the protein MSWLKKHNPQISWEKHTLVFNLLYCSNNCLSVPAVLELKAVEEIPLPYQEFSKVFSEEESSKLPPHRPYNIAIELLPDARPQHGPIYSLGPREDAELKETIEKQLKAGLIRPSKSPMASPILFKNVYPLPLPQNLIEKLQGAKIFSKFDLKAGYNLVRIKEGNEWKTAFKTKYGLFEYLVMPFGLTNAPAAFQDMMNKIFRDLLDVYVIIYLDDILVFSLNEKDHEAHVREVLKRLQDNDLFCNIEKCHFHVKKIDYLGFIISEFGIEVDQSKVTDAMNWSTPKNVKNIQEFLGFVNFYRQFIPNFGNMARPLYNLLKKDSTWKWEQAEQQSFDGLKKCLTSAPLLLQPNTTKQFYVECNASDYATGAILSQRNPEGKLAPVAYLSKSLSPAKKNYDIFNKELLAVIRAFKEWRHLLEGSELPVQVLTDHKNLEYFSTSQSLNKQQIRWANFLVNYNFQIIYRPGAQNKKADILSRRYDLVPLEGGVENQVLLKPELFISSITPDQEINDLIGKAIYEDKRLKEILLKLQNKEKVTDWELKEGLLWHQRKIFVPKDDTIRNLIVESRHDALAAGHPGQARTLELVSQNYYWPSLKKFVNSYVSHCETCIRSKPTNQVPVGLLKPLQIPERPWEDIAYDMIVGLPTSEGFDAIFTVINRFSKMVHFIPTHSTASAIDIANLFMLYIWKLHGLPRSTVSDRGPNFNAKFIRHLYKRLDIKPTFSTAYHPQTDGQTERIQREVKVFIRMFGNHRQSNWVSLLPIAEFALNNLKQTSTGKSPFQICYGMNPRFTIGQKLDETVPNADEHAEFLEKGYDKVKAALSLAQEKMKYFYDQRHREEEEIQVGDKVWLSHQNISTDRPSIKLSHKKLGPYLVIEKIGSHAYKLQLPHTMRIHPVFHINLLTKFHPDPHGRNPPQPAPIITEEGEEEYKVERIIDSKWKGRGKSRKLWYLVKWKGYDKGSNSWEPTDNVGNAQEALEEFYKEHPEAVGA; this is encoded by the exons ATGTCGTGGTTAAAAAagcacaatccccaaatatcatgggaaaaacatacactcGTTTTCAACTTGTTATATTGTTCCAATAATTGTCTGTCTGTACCCGCTGTCTtagaactcaaggcagtagaagaaatacCACTACCTTATCAGGAATTTTCCAAGGTCTTCTCTGAAGAAGAATCATCCAAATTACCACCCCACCGTCCTTACAATATTGCCATTGAGTTACTCCCGGATGCGCGACCACAACATGGTCCCATATACAGTTTAGGTCCAAGGGAGGATGCGGAACTTAAAGAAACCATTGAGAAACAACTCAAAGCAGGTTTAATCCGCCCGTCTAAATCCCCCATGGCCTCTCCCatattattt aaaaacgtctatcccctgcccttgccacagaacctcattgagaaattacaaggtgctaaaatctttagcaaatttgatCTCAAGGCAGGATATAATTTAGtccggatcaaggaaggcaatgaatggaaaacagccttcaagacaaaatacggactatttgaatacttggttatgccttttggattgaCAAATGCGCCGGCGGCTTTTCAGGACATGATGAACAAAATATTCCGGGATCTTTTAGATGTTTATGTCATCATTTACTTAGACGACATTCTAGTTTTCTCTCTAAATGAAAAAGATCATGAAGCCCATGTACGAGAAGTGCTCAAAAGACTACAAGACAATGACCTCTTCTGTAATATTGagaaatgccatttccacgtcaagaAAATCGATTACTTAGGGTTTATTATATCCGAATTTGGCATAGAAGTGGATCAGTCTAAAGTTACAGACGCTATGaattggtcaacacctaagaatgtcaagaatattcaagaattcttaggatttgtaaATTTTTACAGACaatttattcccaacttTGGTAATATGGCACGACCTCTGTACAACCTGCTCAAAAAAGACAgtacttggaaatgggaacaggcggaacaacaatcctttgaTGGCCTAAAAAAATGTCTTACTTCAGCACCGTTGCTTTTACAGCCCAACACTACAAAACAATTCTATGTGGAATGCAATGCATCTGATTACGCAACAGGAGCCATATTATCTCAGCGCAACCCTGAAGGGAAACTGGCCCCTGTAGCAtatctatcaaaatccctgtCACCCGCCAAAAAGAACTACGATATTTTCAACAAAGAATTGCTAgcagtcattagggcatttaaagaatggcgccatttgTTGGAAGGATCAGAATTACCAGTTCAAGTTCTAACGGATCAcaagaacttggaatacttttCCACGTCTCAATCCCTGAATAAACAGCAAATCAGATGGGCCAACTTCTTAGTCAACTATAATTTCCAAATCATCTACAGACCTGGGGCACAGAATAAAAAGGCGGACATCCTCTCACGACGCTATGAtttagtaccccttgaagggggggtagagaaccaggttctcctgaAGCCGGAACTTTTTATTTCATCCATCACTCCGGATCAGGAAATTAATGATCTAATTGGCAAAGCAATTTATGAGGACAAACGTCTTAAAGAGATCTTGCTCAAGCttcagaacaaggaaaaagtCACAGATTGGGAACTAAAGGAGGGGTTACTATGGCATCAAAGGAAAATCTTTGTGCCAAAGGATGACACCATCAGGAACCTCATTGTGGAATCTAGGCATGACGCATTGGctgcaggacatccaggacaagccaGGACATTAGAACTTGTCTCACAaaattactattggccatcCCTAAAAAAATTTGTCAACTCTTACGTCAGCCATTGTGAAACCTGCATTCGATCCAAACCcacaaatcaagtacctgtaGGCTTGTTAAAACCATTACAAATTCCGGAACGTCCTTGGGAAGATATAGcttatgatatgattgtgggactacCAACGTCGGAAGGATTTGATGCGATATTCACAGTCATCAACAGATTCTCTaaaatggttcattttatTCCTACCCATTCCACAGCATCTGCTATTGATATAGCCAACCTCTTTATGTTGTACATCTGGAAATTGCACGGACTACCCAGGAGTACAGTATCTGATAGGGGCCCCAACTTCAATGCCAAGTTTATCAGACACTTGTATAAAAGATTGGATATCAAACCTACTTTTTCCACAGCTTATCATCCCCAAACTGATGGTCAAACGGAGCGGATCCAACGGGAAGTCAAAGTTTTTATTCGCATGTTTGGAAATCATCGCCAATCCAATTGGGTCTCACTATTACCCATAGCAGAATTTGCCCTCAACAATCTGAAACAAAcatcaacaggcaaatcacCTTTTCAAATATGCTATGGGATGAACCCACGATTTACTATTGGACAAAAATTAGATGAAACAGTTCCCAATGCAGATGAGCATGCAGAatttctggaaaaaggctacGACAAAGTCAAAGCAGCATTATCTTTAGCACAAGAAAAAATGAAATATTTCTACGACCAACGGcacagggaagaagaagaaatccaagtaGGGGATAAAGTTTGGTTAAGCCATCAGAACATATCTACTGATAGGCCGTCCATCAAACTTAGCCATAAAAAGTTAGGCCCCTACCTAGtgattgagaaaattggatcGCACGCATACAAGCTACAACTACCTCACAcaatgcgcatacacccagttTTCCATATCAATCTCCTAACCAAATTTCACCCCGATCCCCATGGCCGcaatcctcctcaacctgcacccattatcacagaagaaggtgaagaggaatacaaagtagaaagAATCATAGacagcaaatggaaaggacgGGGGAAATCAAGAAAACTCTGGTACCTAGTCAAGTGGAAAGGTTATGACAAAGGAAgtaactcatgggaaccaacAGACAATGTGGGGAATGCTCAAGAAGCCTTAGAGGAATTTTATAAGGAACATCCTGaggcagttggagcttga
- a CDS encoding Retrotransposon gag protein codes for MEGGKFTTIGTMSSLPYCTTTPGLGVMEGTSLINPQVQSGWSEPSSQTHTPAPAAVPPHVYSPMSFDHMSDCELLNMVAQNMIILKKEFSQLQGSYDAQHDQIALLRAELEEHREQSRNQHIFYSNQIQGAATSIQAVQDQLLHQSSSCSTIPPPPSGTATTINPPPAPTSSNSDLKFAKPNKFSGKKEDALNFIIACQAYIRAKGANQSHKEKILWVTSYFEGAAEDWVCPYKERKVFRGEAVPLLEDIDTFWAEFTKHYVDTNCDEKYWQKWNNLRQKALVQEYTREFQQYSVSLGYSNETLRDKYYDGLKNEIKDIMLSTMFQWRRATAQQVYDKAEEIANHIESTRLSNPSIPTACAPSSATPTSTSNSTPTRTRLNVGDNVYMIDPTTRRAKKGAITSIVRTTSGNMPNVCWNGESKDTMIPFPSLKKDERPAAAAPVKSIVAPVPVLATSKGPGPMDLDGRGFANLTCHVCGGKGHFARNCPSKPMSGHVANVEWSWERPKEENRIEVVSDEEESGKGKAKAD; via the coding sequence atggaagggGGCAAATTCACTACTATTGGGACTATGAGTTCTTTGCCGTATTGCACGACAACGCCTGGCTTGGGCGTGATGGAAGGGACTAGCTTAATCAACCCCCAAGTACAATCAGGATGGTCTGAACCATCTTCTCAAACTcacactcctgctcctgcggctgtgccgccCCATGTATATTCTCCCATGTCCTTTGACCATATGTCTGATTGTGAATTGTTGAACATGGTTGCCCAAAACATGATCATTTTAAAAAAAGAATTCTCTCAACTACAAGGATCTTATGACGCGCAACATGATCAAATTGCGTTGTTAAGGGCAGAGTTAGAGGAACATCGAGAACAATCACGTAACCAACATATCTTTTATTCCAATCAAATCCAAGGGGCGGCAACATCCATTcaggctgtgcaagatcagcttcttcatcaatccTCCTCTTGCTCCACAATTCCACCCCCACCTTCTGGCACTGCCACCACTATCAATCCCCCACCTGCCCCTACGTCTTCTAACTCTGATTtgaaatttgccaagccaaACAAGTTTAGCGGCAAGAAAGAAGACGCCCTCAATTTCATTATTGCCTGCCAAGCTtatataagggcaaaaggGGCCAACCAATCCCACAAGGAAAAAATCTTGTGGGTTACATCATATTTTGAGGGAGCTGCCGAAGACTGGGTTTGCCCATAtaaagaaaggaaggtgttcagggGAGAAGCAGTTCCTCTTTTGGAAGACATTGACACTTTTTGGGCCGAGTTTACTAAGCACTATGTGGACACTAATTGCGATGAAAAATATTGGcaaaaatggaacaacttGCGGCAGAAGGCTTTGGTCCAGGAATATACTCGTGAATTCCAACAGTACTCAGTCTCTCTTGGTTATAGCAATGAGACACTGCGTGACAAGTACTATGATGGACTCAAAAATGAAatcaaggacatcatgctTTCAACAATGTTCCAGTGGCGTCGTGCTACTGCCCAACAAGTCTATGACAAGGCGGAAGAAATTGCCAATCATATTGAATCCACTCGCCTGTCCAATCCGTCTATTCCTACTGCTTGCGCCCCTTCCTCTGCAAcccccacttccacttccaACTCCACTCCCACTCGTACACGTCTAAATGTAGGGGACAATGTATATATGATTGATCCCACTACTcgccgcgccaagaaaggtGCCATTACCTCAATTGTACGCACAACCTCGGGCAATATGCCAAATGTTTGTTGGAATGGAGAATCCAAGGACACCATGATCCCATTCCCCTCCCTAAAAAAAGATGAGCGCCCTGCAGCGGCCGCCCCAGTTAAATCAATTGTTGCCCCTGTCCCGGTGTTAGCCACAAGCAAGGGTCCAGGtcccatggatcttgatggaaggggtTTTGCAAATCTAACCTGCCATGTGTGCGGCGGAAAGGGCCATTTTGCACGCAACTGTCCCtctaagcccatgtctggacatgtggctaatgttgaatggtcttgggaaaggcctaaagaagaaaatagaattgaagttgtctctgatgaggaagaatcgggaaaaggaaaagccaaggccgactaa